The Litorilinea aerophila genome contains the following window.
GGCCTGCTCCCTGGGCGTCACCTCCTGCCAGGCGGAATGTTCGTTGCCCCGTACGGTCCAGCCCATCTCGGTGATCCAGGCCGGCTTCTGGCCGTCCCCGAAGCGGAGCATGATCTCCCGCAGGTCCTGGATGCGGGCCAGGTTCAGCCCGTCGTGGGCGCCCCGGGGATCATCGGGTGGGTAGCCAAAGCCGTAGGCATGGACGCCCAGCACGTCGAAATAGTCCGCCGCGCCGTGGGCGTACATGGCCTCCAGAAAGAGGCGGTCGTCCAGCGCCGTCTCGTTGCGGGTGTTGGTGGGCGCCAGGCCGGCGCTGACCACCAGGGCGTCGGGGTCTGTCTCCTTGACGGCCCGATAGCCAACCTGGAGCAGCTCTACGTAGGCGGCCGGATCCGGGGGCAGGCCCGACCACTCGTCGGCCAGGTTGGGCTCGTTCCAGATGATGTACGCGGCGACCCGCCCTTTGTAGCGTCCAACGACCGTGCGCACCCACCGGTCGTACTGGACCAGGTCCACCGGTGGGCGGCCCGCTTCCAGTGGCCGGGCATTGGCCCAGGCCGGATGCTTGTCCAGGCGTATTACCAGGTTCAGGCCATAATACTCGGCGCCGGCCACCGCCTCGTCTGCCGGCTGCCAGATGAACTGCCCCCGGGTCGACTCAATCTCCCACCAGGCGAAGAGTTGCACCACCGTATCCACCCCGGTTGCCCGCACCAGGGGCAGGGTCCGCTCGTCGGCCACCAGGGTATGCAGGCCATAGCGGGGCAAGGACGGGGATGCCTGCTGGCTTTGGAAACCCAGCAGCATCACCCCGATGGCCAGGGAGAGGGGGAGGAACAGGATCCGCGTCATCCAGCGCATCATCTTTAGGCCCATCATCCTGCCCATGGAATCAACGGGGAAGGGTCGCCCGCCAGAAGCCCTGGTCGGTGGCGGCGTAGAGCCAGCGGCCATCGGCCGACACCAGCAGGCTGTCCACGCTGACCTGGCCCATGCCCCCGTGGGCCGGGTGCCAGGTCTCTCCGCCGTCTTCGCTGGCATAGACACCCCGGTATTTGGTCCCGGCATAGATCCGGCTGGCGTGGGCTGGATGAAAGGCCAGGGCCGTCACCGTGATGTCGGCCAGGCCATCCCCCCACGGCCGCCAGGTGATGCCGCCGTCGTCGCTGCGGTACAGGCCCTTGGTGGCGCCAGCATAGACCGTCTCCGGCGACCTGGCATCCACCGCCAGGTAGAAGACGCTCTGGCCGACCAGTTCCGGGCCAATGGGTTGCCATCTCTGCGCGCCGTCCACGCTTTTGAACAGCTCCACGATGCCGCCGGCGTAGATGACCGACGGGTTGTGGGGGCTGATAGCCAGGGACATGATCTCGGTGGTGGTCTGCATGCCTTCCCAGCGTGCGCTCCAGGTCACGCCGCCGTCGTCACTGGCGTAGACCCGCTCGTAGGCCAGGCGCACGTAGAGCCGGTTGGGCTCCCGGGGATGGACGACCACCTGGGGGAGGATGGCCTCCGGCCAGGCCAGCTGAGCCCAGGTAAGGCCGCCGTCCTGGCTGCGGTAAAGGCCATCCCCTTCGGTGGCAGCGTAGAGCACCTGGGGATCATGGGGCGCCACTGCCAGGTCCAACACAGTGCGTGGGGGCAGACCTGCGGCCTGGGGTTGCCAGCTTTGCCCCTGATCGCGGGAGCGGTAGACGCCGTCCTCGTTGCCCAGATAGAGGGTGCCGTCCGGCGTCTGGGCCAGCGCGGTCGCCCGGAAGCTGCCCAGGGTCCTGGTGATGGGCTGCCACGAACGGGCGCCGTCCAGGCTGCGGTAGAGGCCGTAGTGGGTGCCGGCGTAGAAGGCCTGTTCGCGGCCCGGCACCGGGGCCAGCAGGTTGAACATGCCATCCCGTCCCACGCCTTCGCCCCAGGCCTGCCAGCGCTCGCCGCCATCGATGCTGCGGTAGATCTGGCCGGTGCTCATGCCCAGGAGAATGGCCCGGGTGGCCGGGTCAGCGGCGAGGGCATCGACCCGGCCGTCGAGCTCGCCGGCGATGCGCACCCACGAGGCGGCACCGTCGGTGGAGCGAAAGAGCCCGGCGCGGGTACGCGCCAGGATAAAGCGGCCATCCCACGGAGCCACCCACAGGGCGGCCACAAAGGTCTCGCCGATTTCGGGCGCCCGCTGCCAGGATTGGCCCCGATCTCGGCTGACGAAGAGGCCATGGCCGTCGGTGCCGGCCAACAGGAGGTCAGGACCGTCCCGGAGCCCTTCGACCGTGGCCACAGCCAGCACCGCGCCCACATCCGGCAGGGGAGCCAGCGGACGCCAGCTTTCCCCGCCGTGGCCACTCCGCTGCCCTGGCTCCTTCATCCAGACGGACGGATGGGCGCCGGCCGCATAGAGGTTCCCGGTCCCATCGGCATGGAGGTCGAAAACGGCGGTCGCCAGGGGCCATTCGGCCACCCGAGACCACGCCAGGTCGGCGCCGTCGGGTGTCCCCCGGTAGAGGCCGTCGGCCGTGCCAACCCAAAGCACCGCCGGCTGCACCGGGTCAAAGAGGAGGGTGAAGGCCGGGTGGCCCAGCAGTCCCCGGGTCAGGGGACGCCAGGTCTCCCCGCCGTCCAGGCTGAGGTAAAGATTTTCTCGGGCGTAGGCGCCCACAAAGAGGCGCCGTTCATGGTGGGGATCCACGGCCAGGGCCGTGATGGGGACATGGGGCGTCAGCCCCTGGTTGCCGGCCTGCCAGGTGAGCCGTTGGGCCGCCGGCGACACCTGACTGCACCCGGCGAAGAGCAGACTTAGGAACAGGCAAATCGACAGGATGGGCAAACCCAGCTTCACCAGTGATCACTCCAGGGGTCCAACAGCGGGCTGCGGGCAGGTGGGTGATCGCTCCATCCGGGCAGGGGATAGCCGTTTCAGGGGATGCCCGTCTCCACCGGATAGCCGGCCGCCTGCCAGGCCGGAAAGCCGCCCTCCAGCGCCCGTGCATCGTAGCCGCTCGCCCGGAGCAGCGCCGCGGCCCGTTCACTGCGGGAACTGCCGCGATGGCGCATGTTTCAGTAGGGGACGACCGGCCGGTCGTGCGGGATCTGGCCAAGCTGCCGGGCGAGCTGATCGGCGGGGATGTGCCGGGCGCCAGGGATATGGCCCGCGGCGTACTCCGCGTCATCACGCACGTCGATCACCGTGGGGGGCTGTGCCGTGTCCAGCAGCCTGCGCAGCGCTTGGGGAGAAATGAACTCGTCACCCATGGACGTCTTCTCCTACACATTCTCCTACACACCGATGGCCAGCCGCGTGGATGGCCCCAGGCCGGGAGGGGAGACAGGGCACCCCGCGGGGTGCCCTGTGCATCTTTCCTGAAAAGGGGTTGGAACTGGCAGCGTGGCTCAGTCGGCCAGGCCCAGGTCGTCGCCCACCATGCGGGCCGAGGCGGGCATGGGCTGGTGGTACTCCACCGTGGTCACCAGACGGTCGATGAGCTCCCGGGTGTTGACCACGTTGAGCTTCTCGTAGAAGAAGCAGAACTGGTCTTCCAGGGCCTGGTACAGTTGAGCCTTGACATCCTCGGGCAGGGCCCACAGCTCCGGCTTGAAGGGACCGATGGCCTTCTTGCGGGTGCTGTAGTAGAACTGGGCGTCGGTTTGGCCGGGCTTGCGCTCGTCCGCGTGGTTGGCATCCAGGTAGCGGTAGATCTTTTCCTTGAGATCCGCCGGGAAGGCCGGGTGATCCATGAAGAGGTTCTGGAAACCCGTGGCCAGGTGGATCTCCAGGGTCTGCACCTCGGGGAATTTGTGGAACATCTCCTCGGGCAGGGTGCTGGCGCCGTGTTGCACCGCGCCGCCGGTGCCGTGCTGCCGGGCCCGCTCGCCCAGGATCCGCAGTGCCTCGAAGTCCACGGCCACCTCGGCGATGGAGCCGTCGGGCAGGACCACGCCGCCGTGGCTGGTGCCCGTCTGCACGGAGATCTTGCTCAGGCCCACCAGGTTGTCGCCCAGGTCGGCCAGGACCTGCTTATAGCCCTCGATGTAGGCGTCCAGCTCTTCGGGGGTAGAGTTCTTCTCGCCCACCTCGCCGATCTCACCGCCCAGGCTCACGGTGACCCCTTCGGGCTCCAGCTCCCGCACCCACCGGGTCAGCTCGGCCGAGCGGGTGTAGTTGTGGCGCTGCTGCTCGTCCAGGGATTCCGGCTCCAGGGTGACCAGGGTGCTGGTGTCGATGTCGATGTTCCAGAAGCCGGCGGGGATGGCCTTGGCGATGAGGTCCTTCACTTCCTGGATGGCGGCCTCGGGGTTCTTCTTGTAGGTGGAGGCTTTGACCTGGAAGTGATCGCCCTGGATGAAGATGGGGCCGCTGTAGCCTTCCTTGATGGCGGCGGCGATGAGGCAGGCGCTGTATTCGGCCGGCTCCTGGTCGGTGTAGCCCATCTCGCTGCGGGCAATCTCAAAGATGAAGGCGCCGGCCCGGGTCTTCTGGGCCGCCCGGATGGCGGCGCGGGCGGTATCGTAGGTGGTGAAGCGGATGTTCATGGCCGGGACCGTCCGGTCCTTCCACTCATCCCGGCTGCGGGCGATGTAGAACTCGTGGATGCTGGCCGGGCGCACGTTCAGGGCCTGGCCGGCCTCCCAGATCAGCCAGCGGGCAAAGGCCTTGACGGGCTCGGTGCCGAAGACGGCATCCCGCACCAGCACGTCGATGTGCTCGTTGCGCAGCCGGTCGGCGTCCACCACCTGGACCTGCTTGCCGTCAATCTGCAGGGAATTCTTCACTGCGTTGCGCAGTTCGTAGACGGATTCATGAATCATGGTCAGTATTCCTTCGGATAGGGTCTGGCGTCCACGCCGGCGCGCAGCCGGCATGGACGCCCCTCAGTCATTCCTGCTGGCGCCGATACACGGAGTACCGGCGAACGCAAAACCCCGATAAACTCAAGCCCTCACGAATCAGTAGAGGAACATGGGCTTGCCCAGGACGTGGCGGACCTTGGGCCGGTACTCGTTGACGTCGTACAGTTCGTCCACATCCACCCGCTTGATGCCGCTGGTGACGGTGCTCATGGGGATGTGGGTGTAGGTGCCGTCCCGCAGGGCCACCATGCGGCCACTGGCGCCGCTGGTGATCAGGTCCATGGCCAGGTTGGCGTAGTTCACCGCCACCATCAGGTCCAGCGCGTCGGGCGCGCCAGAGCGCATCAGGTAGGAGAGCTGCTGGTAGATGATGTCTTCGCCGGTGAGCTTCTTCAGGGCTTCGCCGGTGATGAGGCCGATGCCGCCCAGCTTGCGGTGGCCATAGGCGTCGGCCTCGCCATATTCCACCACCTTGCCGCCGATCATGTGGGCGCCCTCGCTGATGGTGACCATGGCGTAGTTGCTGGGGTTGGCCCGCTTGTCCTTCATCACCAGCTCGGCCAGCTTCTCCGGGTCGAAGGGCACCTCGGAGATGATGGCCCGGTCCACACCGGCCAGGTAGGAGCTGATCAGGCTGGTCTCACCGCTGTTGCGGCCGAAGAGCTCGATGACGGCGATGCGCTCGTGGGAGCCGGTGCTGGTGCGCAGCTGGTGGATGAACTGCACGCTGCGGGTCACGGCGGTGCTGAAGCCGATGCAGTAGTCGGTGCCGTAGACGTCGTTGTCCATGGTCTTGGGGATGGCGATCACCGGGAAGCCTTCGCTGTGCAGCCGCTCGCCGTAGCTGAGGGTGTCGTCGCCGCCGATGGGGATCAGGCGGTCGATGCCCAGGAACTCCAGGTTCTTCAAGACGTGGGGGGTGAAATCCCGGGGCCGGGGATCCTGGGCTTCGGCTTCAGGATGCTCGGGATCCTTCAGAAAATCGGGCACTTCCTTGGGGCGCACCTTGCCCGGGTTGGTGCGGCTGGTGTGGAGGAAGGTGCCGCCGGTCCGGTCGATGGTGCGAACGATCTGCTTGTCCAGCTTCAGGGTGTGCTTCTCCACGCTGGCAGGGTCGTCCCGGTTCAGCTCCAACAGGCCGGCCCAGCCCCGCCGAATGCCGATGACTTCGTGACCTTCATCCACGGCCCGATAGACGACGGCTTTGATACACGGGTTCAAACCCGGTACGTCACCGCCGCCGGTGAGAATACCAATACGCATTTTCGTTACTCCTTACGCTCATCGTTTCATTTTGGCCCCTGGCCTGTACCCCCAGTACCCAGCATCGGGACAGGCCAGCGGGCTTTGGCAAAAAATCGAAAGCGCGTCTCTGCAAAGAAGCGCCATTGCTTCCTGTAGAACCAGGGGGCGCCTGGCAAGCGCCCGCGGGGAAAACCCGGCGCCCACGCTCTCAACCGTCCACGGTCTCAACAGGGGGCACCCATCCGGCACCCGCACGACCGCAGAGGATCATAGACCTTGCGCGCTGCATTGGGTGCGCCAGACGCCGATCCGCCAATGGAAGATAGCTTCCATGGATCAGCCCATTATACCATTGAGACGGGCCCTTGCCCACAATGGGCAGACGCTGAAACGGCGAAATGCCGACGCATCGGCTACGCCGACCCCGTCCCTGGACCAGGCCCGGCCTACTCCTCATGGGACGCAGGGCGGGATTCGGGCTGGAAGTAGGGATCAGGCTTGGCCAGCATGCTGGCAATGGGCCGCAGGGACATCCACCACTGCTCCCGAGGCCGCTGGTACCGCTCGTCCATCAGCCGGGGGATCTGCTCCAGGGGGGTCACCTGCATGGCTCCGTGCTGCAAACCCAGGCAGACGGCCGGCGCCTCTGCGTGGTGGGTGGCGAAGCTTTCCTCCAGAAATTCCACGCCCCGGGCCGCCAGGCGCGCGGCCAGGGTGCGGTCGAAGGGGGTGGGGCTTCCGCCCTGCTGCAGATGGCCCAACACCGCGATGCGCACGTCGAAGAGGTCGCCGCCCTCCTCTTCAAAAAGGGCAGCCAGAAACGACGTGGTGTAGAGGGGGTTGGCGTTTTCGTTGCGGATCATGAGCCCCAGCCGCTTGCCGTGCTGAAAGCCCCGGATCAGCTGGGCAATGTCGGCTTCCAGGTCGGCCAGACGTATCCCTTCCTCGTGGAGGTAGACCCGCTCCGCGCCGGTGGCCAGGGCGCTCATCAGGGCCAGGTAGCCGCAGTAGCGTCCCATGACCTCCACCACGAAGCAGCGGTTGGACGCCACGGCCGACTGCTTGATCTTGTCCACCACCTCCACGATGCTGTTGAGGGCCGTGTCCGCGCCGATGGAGAGCTCGGAGCCGGGCAGGTTGTTGTTGATGGTAGCCGGGATGCAGACGATGGGGATGTTGAAGGCCGGGTAGTTCTCTCGCTCCTGGTAGAGGCGCAGGGCAGCCTGGTAGCCGGCCCACCCACCGATGATCATGAGGGCGTCGATCTGGTGCTCTTCCAGGTTGCGGGCGATGGCGTAGAGGTCACTGCCGCCGGGCACCTTCCGGCTGGTCCCCAACTCGGCCCCGCCCACGGGCGCCCAACCGTTGACGCTCATCCAGCCCATCTCCTCCAGGTGACCCTGGATCAGCCCCCGGAAACCCCGCTGAACCCCCACGGGCAGGTGTCCCCGGTCCACGCTGAGACGCACCGCCGCCCGCACGGCTGCGTTCATGCCCGGGGCAGGGCCGCCGGCATGGAGGATGGCGAAACGGATGCGGCGCTGACCCGGCGTTGGCGGATGGGGCATGGCCCGCACCAGGGTACGCATGATGCGGAAGGACTCCTGGAAGGTCCTCCCCCGCATGGCCATGGCGGTCTCGAAGTCCTGGGCGGCCATGGCTGCGTTGATGGCGTGGGTCTTGGCCACGCACTCCATCAGGGGCTGGCGCACGATCTTGTTCTCGTGGATGCCGATCAGGTAGGCCTCGCTCTCCGCGGTGGCCTCCAGGACCGTCTCCACCGCGGCCACGCCGGTGAGGGTGCTGAGGATGCGGTCGAAGGCGCTGGGCGGCCCGCCCCGCTGGACGTGCCCCAACACCGTCACCCGCACCTCTTCGCCCAGGCGCTCCTCCAACACCCGCCGCACATACTCGGAGGTGATGGGATTGCCGTGGCGGTCCTGGGCGCCTTCGGCCACGATGACGATGTTATCCCGCCGGCCCATGCGCATCCCCTCCCGCAGGACCTGGCACATCCGCTCTTCCCAGTTGTCCATGTCCGGCGGGTTTTCAGGAATGAGAACCCACTCGGCGCCGGTGGCGATGCCGCTCATCAGGGCCAGGTAGCCGCAGCGGCGGCCCATGACCTCCACCACGAAGGTGCGCTGGTGGCTGGCCGCGGTGCTGGCGATGGCGTCCACCGCGGCGGTGATGCGATGCAGGGCGCTGTCCGCGCCGATGGTCATGTCGGTGCCGTGCATGTCGTTGTCGATGGAGCCCACCAGGCCGGCGATGGCCAGGAAGGGGTGCCGGGCGGCGATCTCCTGGGGGATCTCCCCCGAGGCCACCAGGGCCTGCAGGTGGTCGGCCCACTCCTGGCGCAGGAGGTTGGCGCCGGTGAGGCTGCCATCGCCGCCGATGACCACCAGGCGGTCGATGCCATGGCGCAGCAGGTTGCGCACCGCGCGGCGCCGGCCCTCCAGGGTGCGGAACTCTTCGCTGCGGGCCGTGCCGATGATGGTGCCGCCCCGGTGGAGGATGCCCCCCACGTCGTTCCACCCCATCTTGCGGATGTGGCTTTCCCCTTCGATGAGGCCGTGATAGCCGTCGTAGATGGCATAGACATCCGCGCCCCGGTCCAGCCCGGCCCGGACCACCGCCCGGACCGCCGCGTTCATGCCGGGGGCATCACCGCCACTGGTCAAGACACCCAACCGTGTGTCCATCTTGCCCTATCCTTATTTCCAGTTTGCATGGCAACGATGTACGCGCCGTCCATGGGCGCATTGTAAAAAACATCACGAATTATACCACACCAGCCCATAGTCGGCCCCACGGGGACAGTACCAATGATAAATTAACGTTTGGTTAATAAAATTCTGACGAAACTCGTTGTAAGATTTAGGCGTGACGTCACTGTGCACCCCTCGCCCCCAGCCCTTCCCCATGCGGAAAGGTGGGGGTATTTGAAGAGTCTCATTTGACTGGAACGCAGGCGGAGGCTATCGCCCCGGGAACATATTTACATAATTCCGAGATCGTTGACAGGTCAGGGACCTTCATCTATACTCACCGCCAGTCGATCGGAAGTTCAGTCGTTCACGATTGACTCCCCTGCCAAAAGGGCATTTTTGAACGCAAAGACGCAAAGAAACGCAGGGGAGAGTCACCCGAATCAGCGTTCATCTGCATGGGTCAGCGTCCTCATTTGACCTTTGTGCAGTAGAGCCACGATTTCGACGGCAGGACGGCGCCGCATCGGGAGATGTCCCCTCTGTCAGGGGACAACAGGCAGCATCGTGAGGTACTGAAACAGAGTTCAAGCTGGAGAGAAGGAAACATGGCAAGACGGCGAAGCGCTGTGCGCATTGGGGTCACCGGCCTGGGCGAACGGGAAGAACTGGCGCCGGGTATCTTCATCAACACCCACTATCGGGGATGCACGCCGGGGTTCATCTACACCGAGGAAGGGATCATCCTGGTGGATACGCCCCTGATCCCCAAACAGGCCATCGACTGGCGTCAACAGATCGAAGAGGAATATCCCGGACATCCCTTCCTCTACCTGATCAACACCGATCATCACCGGGGCCACGCGCTGGGCAACCAGTACTTCATGCCCTGCAAGGTGATTGCCCACGAGCGGGCCCACAAGGAGATGTCCGGCTACACCGAAAATTTCAAAGAGCGGGTACGGAACAGTTTCAAGCGCGAGCCGGAAATCCAGGCCCAGCTCAACAACATCATCATCATCCCGCCCCATGTGACCTTCACCAACCGGGCCAAGCTCCTCTTCGGCGGCCGGGAGATCGAGCTGATCTTCGTGGGCGGGCACACGCCGGCCACCAGC
Protein-coding sequences here:
- a CDS encoding WD40/YVTN/BNR-like repeat-containing protein; the encoded protein is MKLGLPILSICLFLSLLFAGCSQVSPAAQRLTWQAGNQGLTPHVPITALAVDPHHERRLFVGAYARENLYLSLDGGETWRPLTRGLLGHPAFTLLFDPVQPAVLWVGTADGLYRGTPDGADLAWSRVAEWPLATAVFDLHADGTGNLYAAGAHPSVWMKEPGQRSGHGGESWRPLAPLPDVGAVLAVATVEGLRDGPDLLLAGTDGHGLFVSRDRGQSWQRAPEIGETFVAALWVAPWDGRFILARTRAGLFRSTDGAASWVRIAGELDGRVDALAADPATRAILLGMSTGQIYRSIDGGERWQAWGEGVGRDGMFNLLAPVPGREQAFYAGTHYGLYRSLDGARSWQPITRTLGSFRATALAQTPDGTLYLGNEDGVYRSRDQGQSWQPQAAGLPPRTVLDLAVAPHDPQVLYAATEGDGLYRSQDGGLTWAQLAWPEAILPQVVVHPREPNRLYVRLAYERVYASDDGGVTWSARWEGMQTTTEIMSLAISPHNPSVIYAGGIVELFKSVDGAQRWQPIGPELVGQSVFYLAVDARSPETVYAGATKGLYRSDDGGITWRPWGDGLADITVTALAFHPAHASRIYAGTKYRGVYASEDGGETWHPAHGGMGQVSVDSLLVSADGRWLYAATDQGFWRATLPR
- a CDS encoding 6-phosphofructokinase, whose amino-acid sequence is MRIGILTGGGDVPGLNPCIKAVVYRAVDEGHEVIGIRRGWAGLLELNRDDPASVEKHTLKLDKQIVRTIDRTGGTFLHTSRTNPGKVRPKEVPDFLKDPEHPEAEAQDPRPRDFTPHVLKNLEFLGIDRLIPIGGDDTLSYGERLHSEGFPVIAIPKTMDNDVYGTDYCIGFSTAVTRSVQFIHQLRTSTGSHERIAVIELFGRNSGETSLISSYLAGVDRAIISEVPFDPEKLAELVMKDKRANPSNYAMVTISEGAHMIGGKVVEYGEADAYGHRKLGGIGLITGEALKKLTGEDIIYQQLSYLMRSGAPDALDLMVAVNYANLAMDLITSGASGRMVALRDGTYTHIPMSTVTSGIKRVDVDELYDVNEYRPKVRHVLGKPMFLY
- a CDS encoding class II fructose-bisphosphate aldolase produces the protein MIHESVYELRNAVKNSLQIDGKQVQVVDADRLRNEHIDVLVRDAVFGTEPVKAFARWLIWEAGQALNVRPASIHEFYIARSRDEWKDRTVPAMNIRFTTYDTARAAIRAAQKTRAGAFIFEIARSEMGYTDQEPAEYSACLIAAAIKEGYSGPIFIQGDHFQVKASTYKKNPEAAIQEVKDLIAKAIPAGFWNIDIDTSTLVTLEPESLDEQQRHNYTRSAELTRWVRELEPEGVTVSLGGEIGEVGEKNSTPEELDAYIEGYKQVLADLGDNLVGLSKISVQTGTSHGGVVLPDGSIAEVAVDFEALRILGERARQHGTGGAVQHGASTLPEEMFHKFPEVQTLEIHLATGFQNLFMDHPAFPADLKEKIYRYLDANHADERKPGQTDAQFYYSTRKKAIGPFKPELWALPEDVKAQLYQALEDQFCFFYEKLNVVNTRELIDRLVTTVEYHQPMPASARMVGDDLGLAD
- a CDS encoding MBL fold metallo-hydrolase, with amino-acid sequence MARRRSAVRIGVTGLGEREELAPGIFINTHYRGCTPGFIYTEEGIILVDTPLIPKQAIDWRQQIEEEYPGHPFLYLINTDHHRGHALGNQYFMPCKVIAHERAHKEMSGYTENFKERVRNSFKREPEIQAQLNNIIIIPPHVTFTNRAKLLFGGREIELIFVGGHTPATSIVWLPEEKICFVGDIVWVDQHPYMAQGNTLEWLSALELIRQLGAEILVPGHGPVCTPDATYKVAEYIEFMRARVRDYYLAGKTKNETKSGLVGEMLEWFPVPPERKAKIESQIKSGLNRVYREIQREMEEQGDGVHQDGDEDEDDD
- a CDS encoding rhodanese-like domain-containing protein — translated: MGDEFISPQALRRLLDTAQPPTVIDVRDDAEYAAGHIPGARHIPADQLARQLGQIPHDRPVVPY
- a CDS encoding 6-phosphofructokinase gives rise to the protein MDTRLGVLTSGGDAPGMNAAVRAVVRAGLDRGADVYAIYDGYHGLIEGESHIRKMGWNDVGGILHRGGTIIGTARSEEFRTLEGRRRAVRNLLRHGIDRLVVIGGDGSLTGANLLRQEWADHLQALVASGEIPQEIAARHPFLAIAGLVGSIDNDMHGTDMTIGADSALHRITAAVDAIASTAASHQRTFVVEVMGRRCGYLALMSGIATGAEWVLIPENPPDMDNWEERMCQVLREGMRMGRRDNIVIVAEGAQDRHGNPITSEYVRRVLEERLGEEVRVTVLGHVQRGGPPSAFDRILSTLTGVAAVETVLEATAESEAYLIGIHENKIVRQPLMECVAKTHAINAAMAAQDFETAMAMRGRTFQESFRIMRTLVRAMPHPPTPGQRRIRFAILHAGGPAPGMNAAVRAAVRLSVDRGHLPVGVQRGFRGLIQGHLEEMGWMSVNGWAPVGGAELGTSRKVPGGSDLYAIARNLEEHQIDALMIIGGWAGYQAALRLYQERENYPAFNIPIVCIPATINNNLPGSELSIGADTALNSIVEVVDKIKQSAVASNRCFVVEVMGRYCGYLALMSALATGAERVYLHEEGIRLADLEADIAQLIRGFQHGKRLGLMIRNENANPLYTTSFLAALFEEEGGDLFDVRIAVLGHLQQGGSPTPFDRTLAARLAARGVEFLEESFATHHAEAPAVCLGLQHGAMQVTPLEQIPRLMDERYQRPREQWWMSLRPIASMLAKPDPYFQPESRPASHEE
- a CDS encoding rhodanese-like domain-containing protein, encoding MRHRGSSRSERAAALLRASGYDARALEGGFPAWQAAGYPVETGIP